From one Meles meles chromosome 18, mMelMel3.1 paternal haplotype, whole genome shotgun sequence genomic stretch:
- the UNC13D gene encoding protein unc-13 homolog D isoform X7 — MATPLSHLQRRPPLVRQAIKIRRRRVRDLQDPPAHSAQEIEPPSHHLSPEEGAAGDSRGDPAVSQRALLYEEALYTVLHRLGQPEPSHVREASELLSYLQEAFHMPPDEHQQMLQRVQKLEKPIFCLKATVKQAKGILGKDVSGFSDPYCLLGIEQGVSVQAGSPGSRRRQKAVVRHTIPEEQTHRTQVVEQTLNPVWEETFILEFEDISSSSFHLDMWDMDTVESVRQKLGELTDLHGLRRIFKEARKDKGQDDFLGNVVVRLQDLRCREDHWYPLEPCTETYPDRGRCHLQFQLIHKRRAPAASRSQPSYAVHLLLLQQLVSHEVTQHQAGSTSWDGSLSPHAATILFLHATQKDLSDFHQSMAQWLAYSRLYQSLEFPSSCLLHPITSIEYQWIQGRLKGEQLEELAASFSSLLAYGLSLIRKFRSVFPLSVADSPARLQSLLRVLVQMCKMKAFGELRPDSAPLPRLVAQTLKTGTAEWFHLKQQHHQPMVQGLLEAGKALLGLVQDVVGDLLQCRHTWNKIFQNTLKVDLFSMAFAELQWLVAKRVQDHTAAVAGSPVSPEMGESLFQLYVSLKELYQLRPDPTDRDGVLALDGFHRWFQPAIPSWLQKTYSVALARVQRAVQMDELVPLGELTKHSTSAVDLSTCFAQISRTARQLDWPDPEEAFMITVKFVEDTCRLALVYCSLIKARARELSASQKDQGQAANMLCVVVNDMEQLRLVIGKLPAQLAWEALEQRVGAVLEQGQLQNTLHAQLQGALAGLSHEIRTGVRTLARQLEVGIATHIQKLVGVKESVLPEDAILPLMKFLEVKLCYMNTNLVQENFSSLLTLLWTHTLTVLIEAAASQRSCPLASSRLKVALQNLEICFYAEGCGLPPAALHTDDFQALQRDLELQAASSRELIRKYFCSRIQRQAETTTEELGAVTVKASYRASEQKLRVELLSASSLLPLDSNAWCLLSHA, encoded by the exons ATCGAGCCTCCATCCCACCACCTCTCTCCTGAGGAG GGGGCGGCCGGGGATTCCCGAGGTGACCCTGCCGTGTCTCAGCGGGCCCTGCTCTACGAGGAAGCTCTCTACACCGTCCTGCACCGCCTGGGGCAGCCTGAGCCCAGCCACGTGCGCGAGGCCTCGGAGCTCCTGTCGTACCTGCAGGAG GCCTTCCACATGCCGCCCGACGAGCACCAGCAGATGCTGCAGCGCGTCCAGAAGCTTGAG AAGCCAATATTTTGTCTGAAGGCAACCGTGAAACAAGCCAAGGGCATTCTGGGCAAAGACGTCAGTG GATTCAGTGACCCCTACTGCCTGCTGGGCATCGAGCAGGGGGTGAGCGTTCAGGCGGGCAGCCCTGGGTCCCGGCGTCGGCAGAAGGCAGTGGTGAGGCACACCATCCCGGAGGAGCAGACGCACCGCACCCAGGTCGTCGAGCAGACCCTCAACCCTGTCTGGGAGGAGACTTTCATCCT GGAGTTTGAGGACATAAGCAGCTCGAGCTTCCATCTGGACATGTG GGACATGGACACGGTGGAGTCCGTCAGACAGAAGCTCGGGGAGCTCACAGATCTGCATGGGCTGCGAAG GATCTTCAAGGAGGCGCGGAAGGACAAAGGCCAGGACGATTTTCTGGGGAACGTCGTCGTGAGGCTACAG GACCTGCGCTGCCGAGAGGACCACTGGTACCCTCTGGAGCCCTGCACCGAGACCTACCCGGACCGCGGCCGCTGCCACCTCCAGTTCCAGCTCATTCACAAGCGG AGAGCCCCGGCCGCCAGCCGCTCCCAGCCCAGCTACGCGGTGCACCTGCTCTTGCTGCAGCAGCTGGTGTCCCATGAGGTCACCCAGCACCAG GCAGGCAGCACCTCCTGGGATGGGTCACTGAGTCCCCACGCTGCCACCATCCTCTTTCTCCACGCGACACAGAAGGACCTCTCTGACTTCCACCAGTCCATGGC GCAGTGGCTGGCCTACAGCCGGCTCTACCAGAGCCTGGAGTTCCCGAGCAGCTGCCTCCTGCACCCCATCACCAGCATCGAGTACCAGTGGATCCAGGGCCGGCTCAAGGGAGAACAG CTGGAGGAGCTGGCCGCCTCGTTCAGCAGCCTGCTGGCCTACGGCCTCTCCCTCATCCGCAAGTTCCGCTCTGTCTTCCCCCTGTCTGTGGCCGACTCCCCGGCCCGGCTGCAGTCTCTGCTCAG GGTCCTGGTCCAGATGTGCAAAATGAAGGCCTTCGGAGAGCTGCGCCCTGACAGCGCCCCTCTGCCCCGGCTGGTGGCCCAGACGCTGAAG ACTGGCACCGCCGAGTGGTTCCACCTGAAGCAGCAGCACCATCAGCCCATGGTGCAG GGCTTGCTGGAGGCAGGCAAAGCCCTGCTGGGCCTGGTACAGGACGTCGTCGGCGACCTGCTTCAGTGCCGGCACACGTGGAACAAGATCTTCCAGAA CACGCTTAAGGTCGACCTCTTCTCCATGGCTTTCGCGGAGCTGCAGTGGCTG GTGGCCAAGCGGGTGCAGGACCACACAGCGGCCGTGGCGGGCAGTCCCGTGTCCCCGGAGATGGGCGAGAGTCTATTCCAGCTCTACGTCAGCCTCAAGGAGCTCTACCAGCTGCGACCAGACCCCACAGACAG GGATGGAGTCCTGGCCCTGGATGGCTTTCACCGCTGGTTCCAGCCCGCCATCCCCTCCTGGCTGCAGAAGACTTACAGCGTGGCCCTGGCGCGGGTGCAGCGTGCGGTGCAGATGGATGAG CTGGTGCCCCTGGGTGAACTGACCAAGCACAGCACATCTGCCGTGGACCTGTCCACCTGCTTCGCTCAGATCAGCCGCACTGCCCGGCAGCTGGACTGGCCCGACCCGGAGGAGGCCTTCATGATCACCGTCAAGTTTGTGGAG gatACTTGTCGGCTGGCTCTGGTATACTGCAGCCTTATAAAGGCCCGGGCCCGTGAGCTCTCTGCAAGCCAGAAGGACCAGGGCCAGGCAGCCAACATG CTGTGCGTGGTGGTGAATGACATGGAGCAGCTGCGGCTGGTGATCGGCAAGCTGCCCGCCCAGCTGGCCTGGGAGGCCCTGGAACAGCGCGTCGGGGCCGTGCTGGAGCAGGGCCAGCTGCAGAACACGCTGCACGCCCAGCTGCAGGGCGCGCTGGCCGGGCTGAGCCACGAGATCCGCACCGGCGTCCGCACCCTGGCGCGGCAG CTGGAGGTGGGCATTGCCACGCACATCCAGAAACTCGTGGGCGTCAAGGAGTCTGTCCTGCCTGAGGAT gccATTCTGCCCCTGATGAAGTTTCTGGAGGTGAAGCTCTGCTACATGAACACCAACTTGGTGCAGGAGAACTTCAGCAG tCTCCTGACCCTGCTCTGGACCCACACGCTCACGGTGCTCATAGAGGCGGCTGCCTCCCAGCGGAGCTGCCCCCTGGCCTCCAGCAGGCTGAAGGTTGCCCTGCAG AATCTGGAGATCTGCTTCTACGCAGAGGGCTGTGGCCTGCCACCTGCGGCGCTGCACACCGACGACTTCCAG GCTCTGCAGAGGGACCTGGAGCTGCAGGCGGCCTCCAGTCGGGAGCTCATCCGGAAGTACTTCTGCAGCCGCATCCAGCGGCAG GCGGAAACCACTACTGAGGAGCTGGGGGCGGTCACAGTCAAGGCTTCCTACCGCGCCTCCGAGCAGAAGCTGCGTGTGGAACTGCTCAGCGCCTCCAGCCTGCTGCCCCTGGACTCCAACG cCTGGTGCCTGCTGAGCCATGCCTGA